From a single Calditrichota bacterium genomic region:
- a CDS encoding T9SS type A sorting domain-containing protein — GGLLPVRLSLYAIDGREVLRLHDGPLSPGSHTFSLSDFQTFTPPSGIYFLRLQAGTKSLAVKAVMMR; from the coding sequence GGGGGTCTCTTGCCGGTCCGGCTCAGCCTTTATGCGATAGACGGCAGAGAAGTCCTCCGTCTTCACGACGGCCCTCTATCCCCGGGAAGCCATACTTTCTCACTTTCAGACTTTCAGACTTTCACACCTCCCTCCGGCATCTATTTCCTGCGCCTTCAGGCCGGCACCAAATCCCTCGCTGTCAAGGCGGTCATGATGAGGTAG